In Achromobacter spanius, the following proteins share a genomic window:
- a CDS encoding TonB-dependent receptor has protein sequence MVSRNSHSQRLPRGMAALSPVAAMMQSAGMGLMLLAVSGAPASVSAAEAAGVAAAADARKSYAIGAGSLGDVLAQFAAAAGAPLSFDPALLAGQRSAGLSGSYTVREGFAQLLGGSGYAVAEQGAGAYSLQKLPQAEGGAATLLPSITVAGSVVSASSLPPEFAGGQVARGGRMGFLGNRDVMDTPFNITSYTSELLANRQAVTLADALNAEPSVRFTGQIGGVTDSFYIRGFPIGEGNLGEIAFDGVYGVAPNYHVFTDYIERVEVLKGPAALLYGMSPNSGVGGVINMVPKRSLPQDLTRLSADYVGSSQFGGRVDLSRRFGNDGEWGVRVNGMHRQGDTPLDNLYSRTDIGALSLDYQGERLRASLDLLTQHEKVDAPTRPFLVASGIDVPRAADGRRNATQPWGWWKSDGQSALLRVEYDISDRLTVFADAGGSDTVVSRLSDQTPTIVNGAGDTLVTPNNFRFKVERSTYNAGLRAKLDTGPVRHAISFMGSLYSDRNLQASVLGTPLTSNIYHPITRPEQHIPAPRNVPKVSSSDLSGLALADTMSILDERAQLTLGLRQQRIESRNFNAVTGVRTVSYDESATTPLAGLVVKPWSHVSLYANYVEGLSKGDVAPATASNAGQVFKPYKARQKEVGVKVEFDSAMLSLSAFEITKPSGQLTNGVYGADSEQRNRGLEMNLSGEPLRGLRLLGGVTWLDAELTRTNSAATLGNQPVGVPRFSANLSAEWDTPWVAGLTLTGGMVYTGREYINQANTQSVPSWTTFDLGARYATRVQGKDVTLRANLVNVTNRAYWSGVASYGTISQGVPRTLMLSASMDF, from the coding sequence ATGGTTTCCCGAAATTCCCATTCGCAGCGCCTGCCCCGTGGCATGGCCGCCCTGTCGCCCGTGGCGGCCATGATGCAGTCCGCCGGTATGGGCTTGATGCTGCTGGCCGTGTCGGGCGCGCCCGCGTCGGTCAGCGCCGCCGAAGCCGCTGGCGTCGCGGCGGCCGCCGATGCGCGCAAGTCCTACGCAATTGGCGCGGGTTCGCTGGGCGATGTGCTGGCGCAGTTCGCGGCGGCGGCGGGCGCGCCGCTGTCGTTCGACCCGGCCTTGCTGGCGGGCCAGCGCAGTGCAGGGCTGTCGGGTTCGTACACCGTGCGCGAAGGGTTCGCGCAATTGCTTGGGGGTTCCGGCTACGCGGTAGCGGAACAGGGCGCGGGCGCGTATTCCTTGCAGAAGCTGCCCCAGGCAGAGGGCGGCGCGGCCACGCTGCTGCCCAGCATCACGGTGGCGGGATCGGTCGTCAGTGCGTCCAGCTTGCCGCCGGAATTCGCGGGCGGTCAGGTGGCGCGCGGCGGCCGCATGGGCTTCCTGGGCAACCGCGACGTCATGGACACGCCGTTCAACATCACCAGCTACACCTCGGAATTGCTGGCCAACCGCCAGGCGGTGACCTTGGCCGACGCGCTGAACGCCGAGCCGTCCGTGCGCTTTACCGGGCAGATCGGCGGCGTGACCGACTCGTTCTACATTCGCGGCTTTCCCATCGGCGAAGGCAACCTGGGCGAAATCGCGTTCGACGGCGTCTATGGCGTGGCGCCCAACTATCACGTCTTCACCGACTACATCGAACGGGTGGAAGTGCTGAAAGGCCCGGCCGCCTTGCTGTACGGCATGTCGCCCAACAGCGGCGTGGGCGGCGTGATCAACATGGTGCCCAAGCGTTCGCTGCCGCAAGACCTGACGCGGCTGTCCGCCGACTACGTGGGCAGTTCGCAGTTTGGCGGCCGCGTGGACCTGAGCCGGCGCTTCGGCAACGACGGCGAATGGGGCGTGCGCGTCAACGGCATGCATCGCCAGGGCGACACGCCGCTGGACAACCTGTATTCGCGCACCGACATCGGCGCCTTGTCGCTGGACTACCAGGGCGAGCGCCTGCGCGCGTCGCTGGACCTGTTGACGCAGCACGAAAAAGTGGACGCCCCGACGCGCCCGTTCCTGGTGGCATCCGGGATAGACGTGCCGCGCGCGGCCGATGGCCGCCGCAACGCCACGCAGCCCTGGGGCTGGTGGAAGTCCGACGGCCAGTCGGCGCTGCTGCGCGTGGAATACGACATCAGCGACCGCCTGACCGTGTTCGCCGACGCGGGCGGCTCGGACACCGTTGTGTCGCGCCTGTCGGACCAGACGCCCACCATCGTGAACGGCGCCGGCGACACGCTGGTGACGCCGAACAATTTCCGCTTCAAGGTTGAACGCAGCACGTACAACGCCGGCCTGCGCGCCAAGCTGGACACCGGCCCCGTGCGCCACGCGATCAGCTTCATGGGCAGCTTGTACAGCGACCGCAACCTGCAGGCCAGCGTGTTGGGCACGCCGCTGACGTCCAACATCTACCACCCCATTACCCGCCCCGAGCAGCACATTCCCGCGCCGCGCAACGTGCCCAAGGTCTCGTCGTCGGACCTGTCCGGCCTGGCGCTGGCCGACACGATGAGCATCCTGGACGAACGCGCGCAACTGACGCTGGGCCTGCGTCAGCAGCGCATCGAGTCGCGCAACTTCAATGCGGTGACGGGCGTGCGCACCGTCAGCTATGACGAAAGCGCCACCACGCCGCTGGCCGGCCTGGTCGTCAAGCCCTGGAGCCATGTCTCGCTGTACGCCAACTACGTCGAAGGCCTGAGCAAAGGCGATGTGGCGCCCGCCACGGCGTCCAACGCCGGCCAGGTGTTCAAGCCCTACAAGGCCAGGCAGAAGGAAGTGGGCGTGAAGGTGGAGTTCGACAGCGCGATGCTGAGCCTGAGCGCCTTTGAAATCACCAAGCCCAGCGGCCAGTTGACCAACGGCGTGTACGGCGCGGACAGCGAACAGCGCAATCGTGGCCTGGAAATGAACCTGTCCGGCGAGCCCCTGCGCGGCCTGCGCCTGTTGGGGGGCGTGACCTGGCTGGACGCCGAACTCACGCGCACCAACAGCGCCGCTACGCTGGGCAACCAGCCGGTGGGCGTGCCCAGGTTCTCGGCCAACCTCAGCGCCGAATGGGACACGCCGTGGGTGGCGGGCCTGACGCTGACGGGCGGCATGGTCTACACCGGGCGCGAATATATCAACCAGGCCAACACGCAATCGGTGCCGTCATGGACCACCTTCGACCTGGGCGCGCGATACGCCACGCGGGTCCAGGGCAAGGACGTGACCTTGCGGGCCAACCTCGTCAACGTGACCAACCGCGCGTACTGGTCCGGCGTGGCATCCTACGGCACGATCTCGCAAGGCGTGCCGCGCACACTGATGTTGTCGGCGTCGATGGATTTCTGA
- a CDS encoding lactonase family protein translates to MHVYIGSRTTRERNARGDGISVYTYDTDSGALTLTQVVGGLVNPSYLLPHPALPVLYTVHGDSQELSALHRDPKTGALTPWHQQPCQGRNPVHLALAPSGHYLMVSNHLSGTLAALPVAHDGALGSVTQTVAMPGEPGPHRKEQPFAKPHYNVVDPTGRYVAVPDKGLDRVFLFALDEHGIGAQPHSVANSREGAGPRHAVFHPTGRWLYVVNELDNTVAAYTLAEGALRPFQVLPTLPDTYTGNSRAAGIALDAQGRHLYVSNRGDDSIAVFRADPANGRLTPVQHVPSGGKTPRFFTLSPDGRFLFALNEDSDTLVRFAVDAQDGTLTRDGDEVRVGSPVCMVFARPQA, encoded by the coding sequence ATGCACGTCTATATCGGCTCTCGCACCACACGCGAACGCAATGCGCGCGGCGACGGCATCAGCGTCTACACCTACGACACGGACAGCGGCGCGCTGACGCTCACGCAAGTGGTCGGCGGCCTGGTCAACCCGTCCTACCTGCTGCCGCATCCGGCGCTGCCCGTGCTGTACACCGTGCACGGCGACAGCCAGGAACTCAGCGCGCTGCACCGCGACCCGAAGACCGGCGCGCTCACGCCGTGGCATCAACAGCCCTGCCAGGGCCGCAACCCGGTGCATCTGGCCCTGGCTCCGTCCGGGCACTATCTGATGGTGTCCAACCACCTTAGCGGCACCTTGGCCGCACTGCCCGTGGCGCACGACGGCGCGCTGGGCAGCGTTACGCAAACCGTGGCCATGCCGGGCGAACCCGGTCCGCATCGCAAAGAGCAGCCATTCGCCAAGCCGCACTACAACGTGGTGGACCCCACCGGACGCTACGTGGCGGTGCCCGACAAAGGGCTGGACCGCGTGTTCCTCTTTGCGCTGGACGAGCACGGCATCGGCGCGCAGCCGCACAGCGTGGCAAACAGCCGCGAAGGCGCCGGCCCGCGTCATGCGGTGTTCCACCCCACCGGCCGCTGGCTGTACGTGGTGAACGAACTGGACAACACCGTGGCCGCCTATACGCTTGCGGAGGGCGCGTTGCGGCCCTTCCAGGTGCTGCCGACGCTGCCCGACACCTATACCGGCAACAGCCGCGCGGCCGGCATCGCGCTGGACGCGCAGGGCCGCCACCTGTATGTGTCAAACCGGGGCGACGACAGCATCGCCGTGTTTCGCGCGGACCCGGCCAATGGCCGCTTGACGCCGGTGCAGCACGTGCCGTCGGGCGGCAAGACGCCCCGCTTTTTCACGCTGTCGCCCGATGGCCGCTTCCTGTTCGCCTTGAACGAAGACAGCGACACGCTGGTGCGCTTTGCGGTCGATGCACAAGACGGCACGCTGACGCGCGACGGCGATGAGGTCCGCGTGGGCAGCCCTGTCTGCATGGTGTTTGCCCGCCCCCAGGCCTGA
- a CDS encoding GntR family transcriptional regulator, whose translation MSAQTNTVTKILELIRQDRLQGGAHLTAQKLADRLRLSRSPVNDALGVLEQHGIVARKPNRGYFLRQDFDALPDAPADLAELAPPSADDIVTQSYFKLADELLRGQLPMQCSEAQLRVRYALTNAQTQALLARVSQEGWAQRRPGYGWEFSSMMTTPDSLLQSYRLRLALEPAALLEPTFRIEKSVIERCRAAERHLLEGGIATDTADQLHERGVRFHESLVEASGNPFFIDTIKRVNRVRRLLSYRSMQDRSRYQQHCDQHLAILDLLERERNDEAAAALSSHLRSTLDNLARISGILVSPA comes from the coding sequence ATGAGCGCGCAGACCAACACCGTCACCAAAATCCTGGAATTGATCCGGCAAGACCGCCTGCAAGGCGGCGCGCACCTGACCGCGCAAAAATTGGCCGACCGCCTGCGCCTGTCGCGCTCGCCGGTCAACGATGCGCTGGGTGTGCTGGAGCAGCACGGCATCGTGGCGCGCAAACCCAACCGTGGCTACTTTCTGCGGCAAGACTTCGACGCCCTGCCCGACGCCCCCGCCGACCTGGCGGAACTGGCGCCGCCTTCGGCCGACGACATCGTCACGCAAAGCTATTTCAAGCTGGCCGACGAGCTGCTGCGCGGCCAACTGCCCATGCAATGCAGCGAGGCGCAGCTGCGCGTGCGTTACGCCCTGACCAATGCGCAAACGCAGGCGCTGTTGGCGCGGGTGTCGCAGGAGGGCTGGGCGCAGCGCCGGCCTGGCTATGGTTGGGAATTCTCGTCCATGATGACCACGCCCGACAGCCTGTTGCAGTCGTACCGCCTGCGCCTGGCGCTGGAGCCGGCCGCCCTGCTGGAACCCACGTTCCGCATCGAGAAAAGCGTCATCGAACGCTGCCGCGCGGCGGAACGACATCTGCTGGAAGGCGGTATCGCCACCGACACGGCCGACCAGTTGCACGAGCGCGGCGTGCGTTTTCATGAGTCGCTGGTCGAGGCGTCCGGCAACCCGTTCTTCATCGACACGATCAAGCGCGTCAACCGCGTGCGCCGCCTGTTGTCGTACCGCTCGATGCAGGACCGCAGCCGCTATCAGCAGCATTGCGATCAGCATCTGGCCATTCTTGATTTGCTGGAACGCGAACGCAACGACGAGGCCGCGGCCGCCTTGTCCAGCCACCTGCGCAGCACGCTGGACAATCTGGCGCGCATCAGCGGCATCCTGGTTTCCCCGGCCTGA
- the acnA gene encoding aconitate hydratase AcnA: MENTNALSRLARFTLNGAAHTCTDLPAIFGAEYFRLPVVLRLLLENAVRNMQGDERDAAVSALLRWLDHGTSDAEIAFQPGRVLMHDTTSTPALVDIAAMRDALAEAGRDPGVLNPVLPVDVSVDHSLAVEAYAQADAAALNLNLELRRNTERYRFLRWASKALSNVRIHPPGTGIMHTINLEQLATVVCQGADGALFPDMMIGTDSHTPMINGIGVLGWGVGGLEAQTVMFGMPTLLRIPDVIGVRLTGSLSPGVTATDLALTVTQRLRAIGVSGEFVEFFGPGVSTLSAGSRCVVANMAPEYGATTGYFPIDGATLDYLRQTGRGEAHIARVAAYAEHAGIAFDPQATPRYTRVVEIALDQVGMHVAGPKRPQDLHPYGQTKAILSTLNFQPAAPAQGGMPRYPVAIAAITSCTNTSDPRLLMAAGLLARKARQAGLRVPAWVKTSLGPGSPAAADYLARAGLLDDLAAVGFDIVGYGCTTCIGNSGALPGAVRNAMAAGAVHPVAVLSGNRNFTGRIHPDLDLGFLMSPPLVIAFALAGDAERDLSLEPVQTTADGRAVHLRDLWPADADIDAALAQGLRPDDYRAAFKIASANPSWQALQSPDSPRFPWDPASTALRRPPFASTDEAGQLGHYIAHPLLVLGDDVTTDHLSPASAIPPDSLIADFLVARGDDRNDLNVFASRRGNWEVMMRAAFYSKSLVNRLCPDAPVGHTRHAPSGRVQPIWDAAAQYRQDQQPVVLLAGARFGTGSSRDWAAKGQRLLGIRAVLAVSVERIHRSNLIGMGILPLRLPDGVTPDTLAVQSGDRIEIDAPAGALAPRMPVPIRILRADGTVDALQATAAVETQLEVRLLRMGGVIPAILSDILRPGTPPPATTSPAMTP, encoded by the coding sequence ATGGAAAACACCAATGCCTTGTCGCGCCTTGCCCGTTTCACGCTGAACGGGGCCGCCCATACCTGCACGGACCTGCCCGCGATCTTCGGCGCGGAGTACTTCCGCCTGCCGGTTGTGCTGCGCCTGCTGCTGGAAAACGCGGTGCGCAACATGCAGGGCGATGAACGCGACGCCGCCGTGTCCGCGCTTTTGCGCTGGCTGGACCACGGCACCAGCGACGCCGAGATCGCTTTCCAGCCGGGCCGGGTGCTGATGCACGACACCACCAGCACGCCGGCCTTGGTGGACATCGCCGCCATGCGCGACGCGCTGGCTGAAGCCGGCCGCGACCCCGGCGTGCTGAACCCCGTGCTGCCCGTGGACGTCTCGGTGGACCATTCGCTGGCGGTCGAGGCTTACGCACAGGCCGACGCCGCCGCGCTGAACCTGAACCTGGAATTGCGCCGCAACACCGAGCGCTACCGTTTCCTGCGTTGGGCCTCCAAGGCGCTGTCCAACGTGCGCATCCACCCGCCGGGCACCGGCATCATGCACACCATCAACCTGGAGCAACTGGCCACCGTGGTGTGCCAGGGCGCCGACGGCGCGCTGTTTCCCGACATGATGATCGGCACCGACAGCCACACGCCCATGATCAACGGCATCGGCGTGCTGGGCTGGGGCGTGGGCGGGCTGGAAGCGCAGACCGTGATGTTCGGCATGCCTACGCTGTTGCGCATTCCGGATGTGATCGGCGTGCGCCTCACCGGCTCGCTAAGCCCGGGCGTCACAGCCACCGACCTGGCGCTGACCGTCACGCAACGCTTGCGCGCCATCGGCGTATCAGGCGAATTCGTGGAGTTCTTTGGCCCCGGCGTCAGCACGCTGTCGGCCGGCAGCCGCTGCGTGGTCGCCAACATGGCGCCCGAATACGGCGCCACCACCGGCTACTTTCCCATCGACGGCGCCACGCTGGACTATCTGCGACAAACGGGCCGCGGCGAGGCGCACATCGCGCGCGTGGCCGCCTATGCCGAACACGCCGGCATCGCGTTCGACCCGCAAGCCACGCCGCGCTACACCCGCGTCGTCGAGATTGCCCTGGACCAGGTCGGCATGCACGTGGCCGGCCCCAAGCGGCCGCAAGACCTGCACCCCTACGGGCAGACCAAAGCGATTCTGTCGACGCTGAACTTCCAGCCGGCCGCGCCCGCGCAAGGCGGCATGCCACGCTACCCCGTCGCCATCGCGGCCATCACCAGTTGCACCAACACGTCGGACCCGCGCTTGCTGATGGCAGCCGGGCTGCTGGCCCGCAAGGCACGACAGGCCGGCTTGCGCGTGCCGGCCTGGGTCAAGACATCGCTGGGCCCGGGCTCGCCCGCCGCCGCCGACTACCTGGCGCGCGCCGGCTTGCTGGACGACCTGGCGGCGGTGGGCTTTGACATCGTGGGCTATGGCTGCACCACCTGCATCGGCAATTCCGGCGCCCTGCCCGGCGCGGTGCGCAACGCCATGGCGGCCGGCGCGGTCCATCCGGTGGCGGTGCTGTCGGGCAATCGCAACTTCACCGGCCGTATCCACCCGGACCTGGACCTGGGGTTTCTGATGTCGCCGCCGCTGGTCATCGCCTTTGCGCTGGCGGGCGACGCCGAGCGCGACTTGAGCCTGGAGCCGGTGCAGACAACGGCCGATGGCCGCGCCGTTCACCTGCGCGACCTGTGGCCCGCTGACGCCGACATCGACGCCGCGCTGGCGCAAGGGCTACGGCCAGATGACTACCGCGCCGCCTTCAAGATCGCCAGCGCCAATCCCTCCTGGCAGGCCTTGCAATCGCCGGACAGTCCGCGTTTTCCGTGGGACCCGGCCTCCACCGCGCTGCGCCGCCCGCCCTTTGCGTCCACGGATGAAGCCGGCCAGTTGGGCCATTACATTGCCCACCCGCTGCTGGTGCTGGGCGACGACGTCACCACCGACCACCTGTCGCCCGCCAGCGCCATTCCGCCCGACAGCCTGATCGCCGACTTTCTCGTGGCGCGCGGCGACGACCGCAACGACCTGAACGTGTTTGCGTCCCGACGAGGCAATTGGGAAGTCATGATGCGGGCCGCGTTCTACAGCAAGAGCCTGGTGAACCGGCTCTGCCCCGACGCGCCCGTGGGTCACACGCGGCATGCACCCAGCGGCCGCGTGCAACCCATCTGGGACGCCGCCGCGCAGTACAGGCAGGACCAGCAGCCGGTGGTGTTGCTGGCCGGCGCGCGCTTTGGCACGGGGTCTTCGCGCGACTGGGCCGCCAAGGGCCAGCGGCTGCTGGGCATCCGCGCGGTGCTGGCCGTGAGCGTTGAACGTATCCACCGTTCGAATTTGATCGGCATGGGCATCCTGCCGCTGCGCCTGCCTGACGGCGTCACGCCCGACACGCTGGCCGTGCAATCCGGCGACCGCATTGAAATCGACGCGCCGGCCGGTGCGCTGGCGCCACGAATGCCGGTGCCGATACGCATTCTGCGGGCCGACGGAACGGTGGATGCGCTGCAAGCCACGGCCGCCGTCGAAACGCAGTTGGAGGTGCGTCTGTTGCGGATGGGAGGCGTCATTCCCGCTATCCTGTCGGATATCCTCCGGCCGGGCACGCCCCCGCCGGCAACGACCTCGCCTGCAATGACCCCATGA
- a CDS encoding Bug family tripartite tricarboxylate transporter substrate binding protein, protein MPHHRLLRAALALALTVAAPFSPAYAADAGRPITLIVPFAAGGGVDGMGRLLAERLRGDMPQGVVVENKPGASGMLGAQTVVRSAPDGTTLLLGSAGETAINPLVFKTKMQYQPEKDLVPIALIARVPNVLLATPALPVANVEQLVAYGRAHPDKLTYATSGVGNPQHLNGELLQSLAGIKMVHVPYKGASAQLVDVASGNVDLTFVSLAGALPFIKSGKVKPLAVTSAKRASFAPDIPAVAEYAPLKDYALENWFGVFVAAGTPPEVQQKLASAIDHALRDEKFVASIRDLGGEVQPMSQDEFRAFIKAQTAVFAKVVADGHITAEN, encoded by the coding sequence ATGCCCCATCACCGACTTCTTCGCGCTGCCCTGGCCTTGGCGCTGACCGTGGCCGCGCCTTTCAGCCCTGCCTATGCGGCCGACGCGGGCCGTCCCATCACCCTGATCGTGCCCTTCGCCGCGGGCGGTGGGGTGGACGGCATGGGGCGCTTGCTGGCCGAACGGCTGCGCGGCGACATGCCGCAGGGCGTGGTGGTGGAAAACAAGCCGGGCGCCAGCGGCATGCTGGGCGCGCAGACGGTGGTGCGTTCGGCGCCGGATGGCACCACCTTGCTGTTGGGGTCGGCGGGCGAAACCGCCATCAACCCGCTGGTGTTCAAAACCAAGATGCAATATCAGCCTGAGAAAGATCTGGTGCCGATTGCATTGATCGCGCGGGTGCCCAATGTGTTGTTGGCCACGCCGGCGCTGCCGGTGGCCAATGTGGAACAACTGGTGGCCTATGGCCGCGCGCATCCCGACAAGCTCACCTACGCCACCAGCGGCGTGGGCAACCCCCAGCACCTGAACGGCGAACTGTTGCAGTCGCTGGCGGGTATCAAGATGGTTCATGTGCCGTACAAGGGCGCGTCGGCGCAGCTGGTCGACGTGGCCTCGGGTAACGTCGACCTGACTTTCGTCAGCCTGGCCGGCGCCTTGCCCTTCATCAAGAGCGGCAAGGTCAAGCCGCTGGCGGTGACGTCAGCCAAGCGCGCGTCGTTTGCGCCCGACATCCCGGCCGTGGCGGAATACGCGCCCTTGAAGGACTATGCGCTGGAAAACTGGTTCGGTGTATTCGTGGCGGCCGGCACGCCGCCCGAGGTGCAGCAAAAGCTGGCCAGCGCCATCGACCATGCCCTGCGCGATGAGAAATTCGTGGCCAGCATCCGCGATCTGGGCGGCGAGGTGCAGCCGATGAGCCAAGATGAATTCCGCGCCTTCATCAAGGCGCAGACGGCGGTGTTTGCGAAGGTGGTCGCCGACGGCCACATCACGGCGGAAAATTGA
- a CDS encoding 2OG-Fe(II) oxygenase — MTSLLAAPPHLPLDRYDWPLIGQQLNAEGWALLPGLFPQEAARKLAQSDSTATLEALRASLYRRLLPIARAWADALQQDAPYPDDFTLWMQHNRNAGQTRPLSAIQRLGQDDYQALTQHADGDAVFPLQLVALLSDPDTAFAGGEFVMTEQRPRMQSRPMVLPLRCGDAAVIAVSHRPVRGANNVYRVTARQAISRVRAGQRVGLELVLHDGR, encoded by the coding sequence ATGACTTCCCTCTTAGCCGCGCCGCCCCACCTGCCGCTGGACCGCTACGACTGGCCCCTTATCGGCCAACAGTTGAACGCAGAAGGTTGGGCGCTGTTGCCCGGTCTCTTTCCGCAGGAGGCCGCGCGCAAGCTCGCTCAATCCGATAGCACCGCCACGCTTGAAGCGCTGCGGGCATCGTTGTACCGCCGCCTGCTGCCCATCGCCCGCGCCTGGGCGGACGCACTGCAACAAGACGCGCCGTATCCCGATGACTTCACCCTCTGGATGCAACACAACCGCAACGCGGGCCAGACCCGCCCCTTGTCCGCCATCCAGCGGCTGGGGCAGGACGACTACCAAGCGCTGACGCAGCACGCGGACGGAGATGCTGTGTTTCCGTTGCAGCTTGTCGCCCTGCTGTCCGATCCGGACACCGCATTTGCCGGCGGCGAATTCGTCATGACCGAGCAACGCCCTCGCATGCAATCGCGCCCTATGGTGCTGCCCTTGCGCTGCGGTGACGCGGCGGTAATCGCGGTGTCGCACCGCCCGGTGCGGGGCGCCAATAACGTGTATCGGGTCACCGCGCGGCAGGCGATCAGCCGGGTGCGCGCCGGGCAGCGCGTGGGGCTGGAACTAGTGCTGCACGACGGGCGTTGA
- a CDS encoding HAD family hydrolase, whose translation MTDFPFDAVLFDCDGVLVDSEPITSHVLAQMLNELGWDITHEETMRIFTGKAVKDELPMIEARTGAKLGPDWFGEFRQRRNAALDRDLLEIPGAPDAVRALHRTLDGRIAVASGADRHKVELQLAKVGIAACFDGRVFSGHEMPRSKPFPDVYLAAAQALGVDPKRCAIVEDTVTGATAGVAAGATVFGYSPDANGHSGAEALRNVGVAHVFTDMTQLPALLAGWQAAAR comes from the coding sequence ATGACTGATTTTCCGTTTGACGCCGTGCTGTTCGATTGTGACGGCGTGCTGGTTGATTCCGAACCCATCACCAGCCATGTGCTGGCCCAGATGCTGAACGAGCTGGGCTGGGACATCACCCACGAAGAAACCATGCGCATCTTCACGGGCAAAGCCGTCAAGGACGAGCTGCCGATGATTGAGGCGCGAACCGGCGCCAAACTGGGACCCGACTGGTTCGGCGAATTCCGCCAGCGCCGCAACGCCGCGCTGGATCGCGACCTGCTGGAAATTCCCGGCGCGCCCGACGCGGTGCGCGCCTTGCACCGCACGCTGGACGGCCGCATCGCCGTGGCGTCCGGCGCCGACCGCCACAAGGTGGAACTGCAATTGGCCAAGGTCGGTATCGCGGCGTGTTTTGACGGCCGCGTTTTCAGCGGTCACGAGATGCCGCGCAGCAAGCCGTTTCCGGACGTGTACCTGGCGGCCGCGCAAGCGCTGGGTGTTGACCCCAAGCGCTGCGCCATTGTTGAAGACACGGTCACCGGCGCCACCGCCGGGGTGGCCGCGGGCGCCACGGTGTTCGGCTACAGCCCCGACGCCAACGGCCACAGCGGCGCCGAGGCGCTGCGCAATGTGGGCGTGGCTCACGTGTTCACCGACATGACGCAACTGCCCGCGCTGCTGGCGGGCTGGCAAGCCGCCGCGCGCTGA
- a CDS encoding SDR family oxidoreductase, whose protein sequence is MDLQLDGKRVLITGASKGIGLACAAAFAREGADPILVARDDAALHHATASILEQSGRAAHAITLDLALPGAAEKLAKETGPIDILVNNAGAVPGGALDQVQDERWRAGWELKVHGYISLARCYYPHMREAGAGVIANIIGMAGAAPRADYICGAAANASLIAFTRALGGEAPRHGVRVFGVNPSRTRTDRVLTLARQRAQARWGDETRWQETLSDLPFNRLMEPDEVADMIVFGASPRAGYLSGTVIDLDGGEQYANYAK, encoded by the coding sequence ATGGACTTGCAGCTTGACGGAAAGCGTGTGTTGATCACGGGGGCATCCAAGGGCATCGGCCTGGCCTGCGCCGCGGCCTTCGCGCGCGAGGGCGCCGACCCGATTCTGGTGGCGCGCGACGATGCGGCGCTGCATCACGCCACGGCATCCATCCTTGAACAAAGCGGCCGCGCGGCGCATGCCATCACGCTGGACCTGGCCCTGCCCGGCGCGGCGGAAAAGCTGGCCAAGGAAACCGGGCCCATCGACATACTGGTCAACAACGCGGGCGCGGTACCGGGCGGCGCACTGGACCAGGTGCAAGACGAGCGCTGGCGCGCGGGGTGGGAACTGAAGGTACACGGCTACATCAGCCTGGCGCGCTGCTACTACCCCCACATGCGCGAGGCGGGCGCGGGCGTCATCGCCAACATCATCGGCATGGCGGGCGCGGCGCCGCGCGCGGACTACATCTGCGGCGCGGCGGCCAATGCCTCATTGATTGCGTTCACCCGCGCGCTGGGTGGCGAAGCGCCGCGCCACGGCGTGCGTGTCTTTGGCGTCAACCCTTCGCGCACGCGAACCGACCGCGTGCTGACGCTTGCCCGGCAACGCGCGCAAGCGCGCTGGGGCGACGAGACGCGGTGGCAGGAAACGCTGTCGGACCTGCCCTTCAACCGGCTGATGGAACCCGACGAAGTGGCCGACATGATTGTGTTCGGCGCGTCGCCGCGCGCCGGTTACCTGAGCGGCACCGTGATTGACCTGGACGGCGGCGAGCAATACGCCAATTACGCGAAGTAA
- a CDS encoding MgtC/SapB family protein has translation MAEVWFEIWSTVRSEFADIPDVGEATRIVLRLGMAVILGGLLGFERERSGKAAGLRTHMLVALGAAIFVLVPLQGGMEVGDISRVLQGVIAGIGFLGAGAIIKLSDEREIHGLTTSASIWMTAAIGVAAGMGREATALVSTLLALFVLAVLRRVEARISDGPEKKGVIATDDKPRGNG, from the coding sequence ATGGCGGAAGTCTGGTTTGAAATCTGGTCCACCGTGCGTAGCGAATTCGCGGATATTCCGGATGTCGGCGAAGCCACGCGCATTGTGTTGCGCTTGGGCATGGCCGTGATCCTGGGTGGCCTGCTGGGTTTTGAGCGCGAGCGCAGCGGCAAGGCCGCGGGCCTGCGTACTCATATGCTGGTCGCGCTGGGCGCGGCCATTTTTGTATTGGTGCCCTTGCAGGGCGGCATGGAAGTCGGCGACATCAGCCGGGTGTTGCAGGGCGTGATCGCCGGCATCGGCTTTCTGGGCGCGGGCGCCATCATCAAGCTCAGCGATGAACGCGAGATCCACGGGCTGACCACCTCGGCCAGCATCTGGATGACCGCCGCCATCGGCGTGGCGGCAGGCATGGGCCGCGAAGCCACGGCGCTGGTCAGCACCTTGTTGGCGTTGTTCGTGCTGGCGGTGCTGCGCCGCGTCGAGGCGCGCATTTCCGACGGCCCGGAAAAAAAGGGCGTCATCGCCACCGACGACAAGCCTCGCGGCAACGGCTGA